AGGCAGATAATGGAGGAGAAGAGTTCACCCTGGACTGGTTCAGAGACTTCTCCCAGTCCATAGCTGCAGAACCCAGAATGAATAACAACTTATTATGAGATTGTTCCAAAAAATCTACTTcatatcttgtttttatttattaaagaccACAATTAGTAACACATCCTTGCATAATTTGTTGACTGGCTTTTTGATTGAGTCcaaagtgaaataaacattATCAGAAGATATAGAGATTGAAGACATGGGTCACATTAGGACAGACTAATTAGCGACCATCTTCAAAACTCCCATTcaatacatttcattaaaagTCTGAAGCCGGCATTGAATGCCCCCTCTcaacaataatacatttgtttgctttcatttgtaCTCTGCTCTTCACAACATCGTTTTTCCCTCTCTGACATATTTTGAGCTTTCATAACCACCCAGTAATCATTCAGCCAATCCATTTGAGCTTCCCTTTGCCGCTTCTCCTTCTTTTGCTTATTTCATAGCAGAGTTGCAGACTGAAAAGTGTTTCAGTCGATGTTAGGGATCACCTGCTGAAACATCTGCACATCTAGTCTATGCTGATGTCACTGGACTGACATGTAGTTCTTGCTGTGCTTTAAGAAAAAAGCTTGTAGCACCTAGCACTATACTGTCAGATGTTATGAAGGGGCTGAAAATGGGTATGACTGCTGATATATTCCACATTTTGCACAGAGGCTTGGAAAAGCTCTGTTTCTCTTCCCTGTGACTTAAATGATTTGTTTCATTAACAAAAGCCACATGACAGCAGTGAAGGGAAGGAGAATGTTTTAATGgcttttctatttaaatgtgCACAATACAATGAGAATGAATAAAATGCTTCTCCAGAATAATTTTTTTAGACTAGTGCATCATTTTCTCATCCACTGGCTACAATGCTTCATCATAGAGTAagtgtgaattttaaaaaaacatgattttctgTAAATGATGATCCTCCAGCATGAGTACATGTCTATTAAGGCTGAGCATGAAGTCTCATAACAACATTTCTccttttatattatttaaattgtgGCAGACGATTGGTTGAATTGCTTCaaatcaaatagaaatattgccaaaatgAATGATGCCTCTTAGACATAAGACATAAATACATAGATAATCATATAGTTACATATATCTCAATGATAACCCCTTAGTAAAACAATGTATTATCTAAAGAATCTGATGCAAATTTTTCAATTACCAGTGCATATGTTTTCAAAAAGTACAAATGAAAGGAGAAAGTACCTCTTAGAGACATCAGGAATCACTTGTTAGATGGACACTCCACCACCAGCCGGTGTGCTCTGCCTGCAAGGATTCCCACTGTTCTTTAGTCTCACCTCTTCACTGCAGCCCGCTCTCTCTCAGAATAAAGAcggttctctctctctctctctctctgtctctctttctctctctccctcacacacaacataaagtATGTTCATGTGAGTGAGTCACCTCTTGTATGCCTTAAAAAAAGGTTCCTCATCTCTCATTTCAATCTCACTTAATATCAGTCCCCCATTGGACAGTCATTATTATCACTCTGGAACTAAAGTACCTCTCAGATAATTAATAATACCTTTACGATGACCTTGCCCTGTTATATGGTACTTTTATCTGTCACTGAATCACTATAAGGTTTCTGTTGGGACTTGCAATGTGTCTGGGGTTTTATATAGTCAATTTAAAGTGATcctgacacattttattatatttttttctcccGTATTGTTGCTCACATTTGTAGGTACCCTAACTATATCCTATAACATCTTCAGTGACTTTGACTAAATGGCtaagaggaagaaaaatcatcatcatctggtTATTTTCTTGAATAGTCTATGTTCCCACCTTCCCAGAATCATCTGAATGGATGTCACATTTCCAGCTGTGAGGTTTTATGCAATGCAGCGTCTTTCTAGACAAACACGCAAAAAACCAACATGAGGGAGCCGAGCCAAAATTGAACGGTTGAGAGACAAACCATGATCTTTCTCTAGCAGTACACAtcttaaatattcataaaactTAAACTAATTTCAAAATTGTCAGTCCTTGTGCCTGGAGCTGCCAAAAGCAGTGTGACCTTGTGATTCATCATGTGCGTAAGTGCGAAGGATATGAAGATGTCCATGTGGTGGAGGACATGGGGGATTTGTAACTATTTCTAAAGCATCtgttttgttgtattgtatAATTTTATCCAAATTTGGAATCTCATAAATAACAAGCCGAAGTTTCTAACAGCTAATGGAATCAATTGTAGCTCTGTTTTGCAGCTCAGTATTTCATTGGTATTTAATCATTACAATGTCCTTTTCAGCAGATAAGTTCATGACCTATTGATGCAAAAATAATatagttgagttgagttttaatagcaaaacaaaacttttctttaGGAACGTTGCTTCTAAACAGCCACGACTTGTTTAGGAGCAAAGATATTATTTATCACTAAGGGAATTTACATTTAGATCATCTTTTTTTGCATATTAACAGTTGTAACATAACTCAAATTGTAACATGTTGTCAGTTTGAAACTCATGAGCCGTTATTTAATGTTGTAGTAAAagatcttcttttcttttagaaGCACAGTAGCTGTTTGTTATTTCAATATCCAGAAAGTGATCGAACAGTGTGGTACCACCTCAGAGTCTTATGGTGAACACTGTGTTGGATGCTGAGCGAGGGCAGTCCTTCCTGTTTCACAAACCCCATTGTCTATCGTCTTTGAACAGTCTCAGGCTTGTGCAGACGTTCAAAAAAATGCTCAGGAGGATCCTCACTGTTTCAACAAGAATGGTTAAGTGAATTGCCAAATCCAGCTGTGATAGAGCTGAGCTTTGTAGCAATATGAAATCCAGTTCTCAGATATCAGATTGCATTACTGAGCCAGTCCAACTGGAGAAGGAAAAGCcataaaacactgaagtcagCTGTTACCACTGCTGTTGTCTGCCAATAAAAAAAGCTTCAAGGTACAATTTGGCTGGTTTTCCTTTCATGTACTGCCCATATCTGGTCTGGGCCTTGAAGCTGATGTTTTCTCCTGGATGAAAGTGGATCTTACATCTGTCTTTGATATTATCAAGCAGGGGCCTGATGCACAAAAGATGGTCAATGGCCAGAGAATGCTTCCTTCTGTTATTTTCAAAGTCCTAATCAAGATTTTAGAAGCCCAGTCTGAAGACCTAGATGGTGGTGAGGTCAGCAGGGATATTGTTGATGTTTGgagaaatgttttctctttgctgcTTCTAGGCACTACTCATCTTGCTCTGCAGAAAACCGCTTGATGTCTACTCGACCAGTTGCTCTGGGGGTGACTGAGTCTATAGAAAATTCATAAATGTTTGCTGGGGCTATTTATATGTgtaatgtattatattttataacatatattaatatattttacattggcATATTGTCATATTTCTTCGTTAACATctagaaattaaatttgaacCAAGAATAGATTCATTCCCATTGATAAGGACAAAGGGTTGtgtcagtcacattttaatttcctgCCATCTGGGGCGTCACACTATTATGCACAATCACATTCCAAGATATTACTACAAAGCTCAACTCTGTCACAGCTGGATTTGGCAAGTCATTTACCATTCTTGTTGAAATAGTAAGGACTCTCTAGAACAGGTGAAGTCTACTTCATTTTGTGTCAAGATTAAAGGCACAGCGTTTTCTCCACTTGAAAATACAATTAGGACAAACACCATTTTAGTTTTGCTGCATTCAGTGGATTTCACACTTTGAGTCCTCTGGGTCCTAAAAGACAACTGACTAATTGAGGTGTTCCAGAGGGTTTTATACACGGACCTCAGCTGAAATTGATTTACAGAATGAAGCGATGGCTGCCTTTATTCATATGATTTCAATTTCAGAAGATCTTCAAAGACTGAATAGATTTAATTTAGAATCACACTCGCTGCCAATTAAAGTTGTATTCAGCTTGCCATCAAACAGAACAGCCTAATAAAACTtatctttgtgtgtatttgaatcTTAATTTTTTGTTGAATTTTGTTGTCAGTCAGAAAGGAACTACAGTGAAGAAACCTGGTTAACTTGATATGCTCTGTCACTCTTCTTTacgcacatacaaacacacacctacaacaGGTGCTCCCACACACCCAAAGCTCATTGTCTCAGAATTTTAAAACAGTGTCTCAACTAACGATCAGACTAACACACAATCAGTTCtagatgtttttattgaaacagGTAAATCTTCatatgaaaaaaacatgacaaaaataaagatgttaCACAATATGTTACAATGTACTGGCACACAAACTGATATCACAGTATTCCTACTTTTGATGTCACCATTttcagacaagaaaaaaaagtagataATACACTGCGTACGTCAGCGCTAGACTAATTTACAACATGATACTGCATGTGGTCCATCATTAACCTTTGCATATGTATTTTAATAAGAATAGAACCATTCTTGTTTCAGATATAGCAGGAGACACTTCACAGACTACATATTAATTCTGCTCTAATTTCAGTCTTTCATTATATATTTTCATGGCGTGATGTGGGTAAAGGGATGAATAGCAAGGACAAAAGACATGTGACTGAATTAGTACTTAACACTCAGTTGCTGCGGATACAGGGGATGATGACAGGTTGTAATAGCTTGTTTGACTGCTAATAACAAAAGCTTTGGCCTAAACAGCAATATGACATAACGCAGCTCCAAATAAATGTGGGGGTAATAAGTCACGCTTACCGAATACACTCCAAATTAGTTAGTGTTACTATTTTAACACACTCATTTCTCTGGGCTGTGTGTATCATCTTGCTCAGGGTtatgtctgtctccctcttcctctgtgtcttccTTTTGCGTTTGGTTTGATCCGGCTGGCTCCTTATTCTGAGCCGGCCTCAGAAGATATTCTAGCTCCTCTGCGCTGATGGCCACCTTCTCAGGAATCAACCACCTCTTGAAATGTTCGAGAGCACTGCGCAGTGAGTGACACAAAAAGTCATGATTGTTAAGATGAGGTCTGTGTGAAGCTCTGTGCTGCCTGTGATGCCTGTATTATCCTCGAAACACATAATGTGAAGTAATTCTGTTGTCTAGACaagtaaataatacataaattTCTTTTATGCAATAGCTTTAGTTAGAAAATGTAatatcaaagaaaaaaagaaacactttcagCAAGAAGAGACTTCACTACCTCTCATCCATGTCACCACCTTGGAAGAGCTCTGAGGTCTGGGCGTCGTGCAGGAATCTATCCCAGCATTCTTTCTTAGCTTGAGACAAGGACCGCAGCATGTCCCTGGATGTCACATCACTAGACTGGCCCTTTAACCTCTTCAGGCGGTTCTCTGCAGCAAGGTGTAGGTAAAATCTTAGCATCCAAGTTTTAATTGACATTATTGAATAGAAGGactagaacacacacacacacacacacacacacacacacacacactgcaagaTGCTCTTCCCTCTTTTTAGTGAAGACTTTGTTGTCaaaattttaacaaaaaaaggaaatgaaataaataaaatgtttacttttatgAAACAACGTGGGGGAGAAACTTACAGCAAATCTAATGCATTTATTGATTGCAGCTAATGCTTAACCTACTAAGTAATAGGACCACAGCATAAGATAGAGCATCATTATGTTGGGGCCTACCTTGAAGAATCTTAACATCTTAATTACACACAAtgtcagccttttttttttttttttttatctatttatctagtGAATACAgtgtaaaagttatttttaaactaaaattgTACTGTTGGTATATTTGAGGAAACCTGAAACAATCTCAGCTACAACACATTACATCATTCCACAGTTTTCCAAACAGAGCTGTATGATGAATGACACGATCTGTGGGATGGAAGACAAGGTGAGCTAAATAGGAATGTGAGGTCTACAGTCAGTGAAGGGACAAAACGAAGCAGGGCAATACCTAAACTGGCTAAGTACACCTGAGAATCCTCCATAGGTTCCCATTTGGCACTGGGGGAACCGGTAGTTGATCCATTTGATTGTCCATTGACCAGCGGTCCGACTTGTGTTTCTGGCTGGAATGAATCTTTGAAGTCAGTGTTGTTCTCTGGAGGTTGCACCTCCGGCAGACTGGAGCAGATTTC
The Anabas testudineus chromosome 22, fAnaTes1.2, whole genome shotgun sequence DNA segment above includes these coding regions:
- the ccdc32 gene encoding coiled-coil domain-containing protein 32 → MIDDFESQEVRSSGDLWSEICSSLPEVQPPENNTDFKDSFQPETQVGPLVNGQSNGSTTGSPSAKWEPMEDSQVYLASLENRLKRLKGQSSDVTSRDMLRSLSQAKKECWDRFLHDAQTSELFQGGDMDESALEHFKRWLIPEKVAISAEELEYLLRPAQNKEPAGSNQTQKEDTEEEGDRHNPEQDDTHSPEK